In the Malassezia vespertilionis chromosome 1, complete sequence genome, one interval contains:
- a CDS encoding uncharacterized protein (COG:S; EggNog:ENOG503P46Q), with protein sequence MSVNATPESSAANKQRRDDAIRDEWIKVMQVRLVREELQKCYRAEGENHYMVCAPIVKIYDDLLKDAKVKGYRTVDL encoded by the exons ATGAGTGTGAACGCAACGCCAGAGAGCAGCGCCG CGAATAAGCAGCGGAGGGATGATGCGATCCGCGACGAGTGGATCAAGGTGATGCAAGTGCGtctcgtgcgcgaggagcttCAAAAGTGTTACCGCGCCGAGGGAGAGAACCACTACATGGTGTGCGCGCCTATTGTGAAAATATACGACGACCTTCTGAAGGACGCCAAG GTCAAAGGCTATCGCACTGTTGACCTGTAA
- the GIM4 gene encoding Cochaperone prefoldin complex subunit (COG:O; EggNog:ENOG503P3X9; BUSCO:EOG09265BAK) yields the protein MTGGGNEPQGACNGRRADGKETAIRVQQLRTQMQAIAEKIGDIESDADEHKYVVFEAYTRLVIKTLREVKEQDSERTCFRLVGGILVERTAKDVLPTLESTHDGVRNAIIYSSQLMRVLMDLAKQFKQNESELLELQRKVDT from the coding sequence ATGACGGGCGGGGGAAACGAACcgcaaggtgcgtgcaACGGTAGACGTGCTGACGGAAAAGAGACTGCGATAcgtgtgcagcagctgcgtaCACAAATGCAGGCAATTGCCGAAAAAATTGGCGATATTGAGAGCGATGCGGACGAGCACAAGTACGTGGTGTTCGAGGCTTACACCAGGCTTGTCATAAAAACGCTAAGGGAAGTGAAAGAGCAGGATTCGGAGCGCACTTGTTTCCGGCTTGTCGGCGGGATCTTGGTCGAACGTACAGCAAAGGATGTTTTGCCGACGCTGGAATCTACACACGACGGGGTACGTAACGCGATTATCTACTCATCGCAGCTTATGCGTGTGCTGATGGATCTTGCGAAGCAGTTTAAGCAAAACGAGTCCGAGCTCTTGGAGCTGCAACGCAAGGTCGACACGTAG
- the RPN2 gene encoding proteasome regulatory particle base subunit (EggNog:ENOG503NUMK; COG:O; BUSCO:EOG09260NJW; TransMembrane:1 (o747-769i)), with protein MATALTSVGGVTALLEEKDPKLHAYALDKLDALVDRFWAELADSVARIEELYEDEAFAERTLAALVASKIYFYLGELDDALSLALGANELFDVERKNEYVDTVISKAIDKYIELRNTEEKDLDARLESIVDRMMTRCIGMGEYRQVLGIALETNRLDVIENVFNTTHDVSLLTYVLEVVMSVVAAPEARKQVLLLLVKLFQSQAQTDYFSIAQCYVYLNESVLASDLFKKLVDRAAEHHDLANTEQDALMIAYQIAFDLVESASQEFLKSVQQELQQKLDLPPQGQEIEKPQGKTAWGVHICQILSGVETIRLYLEFLQDANHADLSILRSTKEVLDAQYSAYHSAVSLSNAYMNAGTASDQFLRENLEWLAKASNWSKFTATAALGVINKGNLKQGMSILRPYLPSDGPSSSVYSEGGSLFALGLIHANHGGSVLELLINTLRTNTADVVQHGAALGLGAAGMATENEEVYEELRNVLYADSAIAGEAAGYAMGLVHLGTGSAQATEEMLQYAQETQHEKIIRGLAVGIALLNYGRESEADSTIDTLIFHKDAIMRYGGVYALALAYAGTGQNKAISRLLHLAVSDGSDDVRRAAVTGLGFLLFRNPEHVPETVQLLGESYNPHVRYGAAMALGIACAGTGLDAALDLLEPMTKDTVDFVRQGACMALAMIVIEQNVSLNPRVQTVRKTFDRIITEKHEEAMAKFGATLAQGLIDAGGRNVTISLRGRGGSTNAPAIVGMALFLQYWYWFPMANFASLAFTPTAFIGLSRNLEMPQMELVSRARPSLFAYPPPLEVHSEKKLEKVETAVLSTTVKSQARQRTKEKKKAALDGAGPMDTDEKPDEEEKKEAPAPKPEPTQEMVRNCSRVTPYQLKYVASVPHSRFLPVRPVINSRAEIWQSTDKLAVHDEDADGDAKERTRARQLDTSVTGGGGGIMMLLDREPNKSFTPLSLQGDKGESMDHQEAAATLASAPDTEDKAPTSVPEAEQAPQAEEDVDMADPTPEAR; from the coding sequence ATGGCCACTGCGTTGACGTCTGTGGGCGGAGTCACGGCACTTCTTGAGGAAAAGGACCCTAAACTCCATGCCTACGCACTAGAcaagctcgacgcgcttgtcgaCCGTTTCTGGGCAGAGCTTGCGGATTCGGTGGCACGGATTGAAGAGCTGtacgaggacgaggcgtTTGCAGAGCGTACCCTCGCTGCCCTTGTTGCCTCCAAAATCTACTTTTACCTGggcgagctggacgatgcTTTGAGcttggcgcttggcgctAATGAACTCTTCGACGTTGAGCGCAAGAACGAGTATGTGGACACGGTGATCTCCAAGGCCATCGACAAATAcatcgagctgcgcaataCCGAGGAAAAGGATTTGGACGCGCGTTTGGAGAGTATTGTCGACAGGATGATGACCCGGTGTATCGGCATGGGCGAGTATCGCCAAGTGCTTGGCATTGCGCTGGAGACGAATCGCTTGGACGTGATTGAAAATGTATTCAACACCACCCACGATGTTTCGTTGCTCACTTACGTGCTCGAGGTGGTCATGTCTGTCGTCGCAGCACCAGAGGCCCGCAAGCAAGTCCTCTTGCTCCTTGTAAAGCTTTTCCAGTCGCAGGCGCAAACAGACTACTTTTCTATCGCGCAGTGTTACGTGTATCTCAACGAGTCTGTTTTGGCGTCGGACCTCTTCAAAAAGCTTGTGgatcgcgctgcagagcacCATGATCTGGCCAACACGGAGCAGGACGCGCTCATGATTGCGTATCAAATTGCGTTTGACCTTGTCGagagcgcgtcgcaagAGTTTTTGAAGAGTGTGCAGCAAGAGTTGCAGCAGAAGCTCGACTTGCCGCCCCAAGGCCAAGAAATCGAAAAGCCGCAGGGCAAAACCGCTTGGGGTGTCCATATCTGCCAGATTTTGAGCGGTGTAGAGACCATTCGCCTCTACCTCGAGTTTCTCCAGGACGCAAACCACGCGGACCTGAGCATCCTCAGGTCCACCAAGGAGGTGCTGGATGCACAGTACAGCGCGTACCACTCCGCGGTCAGTCTGTCCAACGCATACATGAACGCGGGCACGGCCAGCGACCAGTTCCTCCGCGAGAATCTTGAATGGCTTGCTAAAGCATCCAACTGGAGCAAATTTACGGCCACCGCGGCCCTCGGCGTGATCAACAAGGGCAACTTGAAGCAGGGCATGAGCATACTGCGCCCCTATCTGCCCTCAGACGGTCCCTCCTCGAGCGTGTACTCGGAGGGCGGCAGTCTTTTCGCCTTGGGGCTCATCCATGCGAACCACGGCGGCAGCGTGCTGGAGCTCTTGATCaatacgctgcgcaccaaCACAGCAGATGTGGTGCaacacggcgctgcgctcggtCTTGGCGCGGCCGGCATGGCAACGGAGAACGAGGAAGTGTACgaagagctgcgcaacgtacTCTATGCCGACTCTGCGATTGCAGGCGAGGCGGCAGGGTATGCCATGGGCCTTGTCCATCTCGGCACAGGCTCGGCACAGGCGACCGAAGAGATGCTTCAATACGCACAGGAAACGCAGCACGAGAAAATCATTCGCGGCCTTGCCGTTGGCATTGCCCTTTTGAACTACGGCCGCGAGTCGGAAGCGGATAGCACGATTGATACGCTCATCTTCCACAAGGATGCGATTATGCGCTACGGCGGTGTTTACGCGCTGGCCTTGGCGTATGCCGGCACGGGGCAGAACAAGGCCATCAGCCGCCTGCTCCACCTCGCAGTCTCAGACGGAAGCGacgacgtgcgccgcgcagccgtAACCGGCCTTGGATTTTTGCTATTCCGCAACCCCGAGCATGTCCCGGAGACGGTGCAGCTTCTTGGCGAGAGCTACAATCCCCATGTGCGGTacggcgcggcaatggCGCTGGGCATTGCTTGTGCTGGTACGGGtctcgacgctgcgctggaccTGCTGGAGCCGATGACCAAAGACACGGTAGACTTTGTccgccaaggcgcttgcaTGGCGCTCGCCATGATTGTGATTGAGCAAAACGTTTCGCTGAatccgcgcgtgcaaacTGTGCGCAAAACGTTCGACCGCATTATTACCGAGAAGCACGAAGAAGCGATGGCCAAGTttggcgcgacgcttgcacaaGGCCTCATCGATGCTGGCGGCCGCAATGTGACCATCAGTTTGCGTGGCCGTGGTGGGAGTACCAATGCGCCTGCAATTGTCGGCATGGCGCTCTTTTTGCAGTACTGGTACTGGTTCCCCATGGCCAACTTCGCCTCGCTCGCGTTTACCCCCACGGCGTTTATTGGCCTTTCGCGCAACCTTGAAATGCCGCAGATGGAGCTGGTCAGCCGCGCCCGTCCAAGCCTCTTTGCCTACCCTCCGCCGCTCGAGGTGCACTCGGAAAAGAAACTGGAAAAGGTGGAGACCGCAGTGTTAAGCACCACAGTCAAgtcgcaagcgcgccagcgcaccAAGGAAAAAAAGAAGGCTGCGCTGGACGGTGCCGGGCCCATGGACACGGACGAAAAGCcggacgaggaggagaaAAAAGAGGCGCCGGCGCCCAAGCCAGAGCCCACGCAGGAAATGGTGCGCAACTGCTCGCGTGTCACGCCGTACCAACTTAAATACGTTGCCTCTGTGCCTCATTCCCGCTTCCTCCCTGTCCGCCCTGTGATCAATAGTCGCGCAGAGATTTGGCAGAGCACCGACAAGCTTGCTGTTCATGACGAGGACGCCGACGGAGACGCAAAAGAGCGTACACGGGCGCGCCAGCTCGACACGTCTGTcaccggcggcggcggcggcattATGATGCTGCTGGACCGCGAGCCAAACAAGTCTTTTACTCCCCTCTCTTTGCAAGGGGACAAAGGCGAAAGCATGGACCATCAAGAGGCCGCCGCCACGCTTGCTTCCGCGCCCGACACGGAAGACAAGGCGCCTACGAGCGTCCCCGAGGCagagcaagcgccgcaagcagaGGAAGACGTAGACATGGCCGACCCCACGCCCGAGGCGCGATAA
- a CDS encoding low-specificity L-threonine aldolase (COG:E; EggNog:ENOG503NWDM) has product MMGRPRLDPTKPLVPPLRIPSLEEAEHAYTINGYNLISDTFTLPTPAQRTAMATAICGDAVFGSDEPTRLLEDTVAALAGKEASIFLPSGTLSNQLAVHAHISRIGGPSSILCDCRSHIYCHETGGLAYHSRCMTQAIMPKNGHHLCLEDVAAGAVLNEDQHAAPTRVVSLENTLNGTIMPQGEIVRISEWVHTHGLALHLDGARIWNVAAETSTPLDVLCAPFDTVSMCLSKGMGAPVGTVLVGRASLIRRVHTFRKLFGGGMRQTGVLANAALVSLHDIFPKLRATHELARRCAAMMQAHSIPLTVPTETNMVWIDPAAASISPAAFAERAKALTPSIHLLPSRLVFHHQVHEDIVERLASVLDALQGRTE; this is encoded by the coding sequence ATGATGGGCAGACCCCGCCTTGATCCGACTAAGCCGCTGGTTCCCCCGCTGCGCATACCCAGCCTTGAAGAAGCCGAGCATGCGTACACAATCAACGGGTATAACTTGATCAGCGATACATTTACCCTGCCGACccctgcgcagcgcaccgcgaTGGCCACCGCCATTTGTGGGGACGCCGTATTTGGTTCCGACGAGCCGACGCGATTGCTGGAGGACACTGTGGCAGCGCTTGCCGGCAAGGAAGCCTCCATTTTCCTGCCGTCCGGCACACTGTCGAATCAGCTTGCGGTGCACGCCCACATCTCCAGGATCGGCGGCCCATCTAGCATCCTGTGCGACTGTCGCTCGCACATTTACTGCCACGAGACAGGCGGCCTTGCATACcactcgcgctgcatgaCCCAGGCTATTATGCCCAAGAACGGGCACCACCTGTGCTTGGAGGACGTCGCGGCGGGTGCCGTCTTGAACGAGGATCAACACGCGGCGCCCACGCGCGTGGTCTCTTTGGAGAACACACTCAATGGCACCATTATGCCGCAGGGCGAGATTGTACGGATCAGCGAGTGGGTGCACACCCATGGTCTTGCGCTCCATCTCGACGGTGCGCGCATCTGGAATGTAGCTGCAGAGACAAGCACACCGCTCGacgtgctgtgcgcgccgtttgACACTGTGAGTATGTGCCTCAGCAAGGGCATGGGCGCGCCTGTAGGTACCGTGCTTGTGGGCCGCGCGTCGCTAATCCGCCGCGTGCACACATTCCGCAAGCTttttggcggcggcatgcgGCAAACGGGCGTGCTTGcgaatgcagcgctggtGTCGCTGCACGACATTTTCCCCAAGTTGCGTGCTACACACGAACTGGCGCGCAGATGTGCGGCGATGATGCAGGCCCACAGCATCCCTTTGACAGTGCCTACAGAGACCAACATGGTCTGGATCGACCCCGCCGCGGCTTCTATCAGCCCTGCAgcgtttgccgagcgcgccaaggcgctcacACCCTCTATACACCTCCTTCCCTCGCGCCTTGTGTTCCACCACCAGGTGCACGAAGATATAGTAGAGCGCTTGGCCAGTGTCCtggacgcgctgcaaggtAGGACTGAGTAA
- a CDS encoding uncharacterized protein (BUSCO:EOG09262ZZ8; EggNog:ENOG503NVV8; COG:I), whose product MAQRLLVVGGNGFVGSSICKQALLRGWDVVSISSSGQPFRTPQGHVPAWAQGERMAWRKADAFDPASYKGIAASCTAAVHTMGILLESAYKGQRGSIGGIVQGLAKGLGLSSDNPLKPSDGITYERINRDAALVVANTVAAAQRAAGNSQVPFVYLSAADIMRPIIPARYISTKYEAEEKIEAIADADTPHALRPIFMRPGFMYHPHNRPWSTVPATFIDASHHLHRLHAQWRLPFPTPAALLQSKYAPTGLHPLAGALTTPPLHVDTVGKAICEAIADPHIHGPQDSAAIHALAGWQTPS is encoded by the exons atggcgcagcggctgctTGTGGTTGGCGGCAACGGCTTTGTCG GCTCGTCCATATGCAAACAGGCACTTTTGCGCGGCTGGGACGTCGTCAGTATAAGCAGCAGCGGGCAGCCCTTCCGCACACCGCAAGGACATGTGCCGGCGTGGGCCCAGGGCGAGCGCATGGCGTGGCGGAAAGCGGATGCGTTCGATCCTGCGTCGTACAAAGGCATCGCTGCATCTTGTACGGCAGCAGTGCATACCATGGGCATCCTCCTCGAGTCTGCGTACAAAGGCCAGCGGGGCTCTATTGGTGGCATCGTCCAAGGACTCGCAAAAGGCCTCGGGCTTTCCAGCGATAACCCACTCAAGCCCAGCGATGGGATTACATACGAGCGCATCAATCGGGATGCTGCACTCGTCGTTGCAAACACCGTTgccgcggcacagcgcgccgcgggaAACAGCCAAGTGCCTTTTGTGTACCTCTCCGCGGCCGATATCATGCGCCCCATTATCCCAGCACGCTACATCAGCACCAAATACGAGGCGGAAGAGAAAATCGAGGCTATTGCCGATGCGGACACGCCACACGCATTACGCCCCATCTTTATGCGCCCTGGATTTATGTACCACCCGCACAACCGCCCATGGTCTACTGTGCCCGCGACGTTCATCGACGCTTCGCACCATTTGCACCGCCTCCACGCACAGTGGCGACTGCCGTTTCCCacgcctgcagcgctgctgcagagcaAGTACGCGCCCACCGGGCTGCATCCGCTCGCAGGCGCACTAACAACTCCGCCTCTTCACGTCGACACGGTCGGAAAAGCCATATGCGAGGCGATCGCTGACCCACACATCCACGGGCCGCAGGACTCTGCCGCCATCCACGCCCTCGCCGGCTGGCAGACGCCATCGTAG
- the SAC1 gene encoding Phosphoinositide phosphatase sac1 (TransMembrane:2 (o549-567i579-601o); COG:I; EggNog:ENOG503NUMD), which translates to MSLWPGFTCHVSKDVFTFVPSNRGESTRPMQKLIVDRRANALRLESVVPGEEILNHEKKFIVHGILGIISLHTTDFLIVITNRKKVANIVGANVYLATDFRMLPVKSDADPTLLRHPIEKGLLALIKESLYSGPLYFSYEFDLTSNLQRQVKLGAGKDTAAIPLWRRADTRFFWNYGLQKRFIEFTEINPAEDLSAFIMPVLFGFLEVKLATITGRSFLLGLIARRSRFRAGTRYFSRGIDTEGHVSNFNETEQFILLDPPKKPEPQDMEEVEGKLRMSFVQTRGSVPVFWGEVNNLRYKPDLVIEDSHLTMPAIEKHMSEQVAIYGKNYLVNLVNQKGYEKPVKEAYERAVSQLGNPLVQYDYFDFHHECKGMRFDRVSILLEQLQREGLSSTDYFSLDLNSVPRLQLQKSVVRTNCMDCLDRTNVVQSAIARWVLNAQLHSAGILAPSDSIDNYPQFLHFYRNVWADHADVVSKAYSGTGALKTDYTRTGKRSIEGALQDGINSLTRYVKNNFFDGKRQDAYDLITGAWDPQFEMPFPDTRSWSVQLMPWLFFLSLFFFTSFFFLDPEPVRAHKLEVGPVSAFPIIWGCTALFSLIFIWQHGVEYVCWPSLRRPVRLIDFVGPGYYSGLHGRKGTPADPARLAKARAAQKKMQ; encoded by the exons ATGTCGTTGTGGCCCGGATTTACCtg CCATGTGTCGAAAG ACGTGTTTACGTTTGTCCCGAGCAACCGTGGGGAAAGCACGCGGCCAATGCAGAAGCTCATCGTCGATCGCCGTGCCAACGCTCTGCGTCTAGAGT CCGTCGTGCCCGGGGAAGAGATTCTCAACCATGAAAAGAAGTTTATCGTACACGGTATTCTCGGCATCATTTCTCTCCACACGACCGACTTTCTGATTGTGATTACGAACAGGAAAAAGGTGGCCAACATCGTGGGTGCGAACGTGTATCTCGCCACGGACTTCCGAATGCTTCCCGTGAAGAGTGATGCGGATCCGACCTTGCTCAGGCACCCCATCGAGAAGGGGCTCCTTGCCCTCATCAAGGAGTCGCTCTATTCCGGCCCGCTCTATTTTTCGTACGAGTTTGACCTCACGAGCAacctgcagcgccaggtCAAGCTGGGTGCGGGGAAAGATACTGCGGCTATTCCTTtgtggcgccgcgccgacaCCCGCTTTTTTTGGAACTATGGACTGCAGAAGCGCTTTATCGAGTTTACCGAAATCAACCCCGCCGAAGACCTCTCTGCGTTCATCATGCCCGTCTTGTTCGGCTTCCTGGAAGTCAAGCTTGCGACTATCACCGGTCGCTCGTTTCTTTTGGGTCTGATtgcgcgtcgctcgcgcttcCGTGCGGGTACGCGCTACTTTTCGCGCGGTATCGACACCGAGGGTCACGTCTCCAACTTTAATGAGACGGAGCAGTTTATTTTGCTTGATCCGCCCAAGAAGCCCGAGCCTCAGGACATGGAGGAGGTAGAAGGCAAGCTGCGTATGAGCTTTGTACAGACCCGCGGCTCTGTCCCCGTCTTTTGGGGCGAGGTAAACAACCTGCGCTACAAGCCCGACCTTGTCATTGAAGACTCGCACCTGACGATGCCCGCAATTGAGAAGCACATGTCCGAACAGGTCGCGATCTACGGCAAGAACTACTTGGTCAATCTCGTAAATCAGAAAGGGTACGAGAAACCAGTCAAGGAGGCgtacgagcgcgccgtttccCAACTCGGCAATCCTCTTGTCCAGTACGACTACTTTGACTTCCACCACGAGTGCAAAGGCATGCGCTTTGACCGCGTCTCTATCCTccttgagcagctccagcgcgaAGGACTCTCCTCCACCGATTACTTTTCTCTGGACCTCAACAGCGTCCCGCGTCTCCAGCTGCAAAAGTCGGTTGTTCGCACCAATTGCATGGACTGCCTGGACCGTACCAATGTTGTGCAAagcgccattgcgcgctgGGTACTCAACGCACAGCTCCACTCTGCCGGTATCCTTGCACCGTCTGACAGCATCGACAACTATCCCCAGTTTTTGCACTTCTACCGCAATGTCTGGGCCGACCACGCGGATGTGGTTAGCAAGGCGTATTCCGGCACTGGCGCACTCAAAACCGACTATACACGCACGGGCAAGCGCTCTATAGAGGGCGCACTCCAGGACGGTATCAACTCTTTGACCCGTTACGTGAAGAACAACTTCTTTGACGGAAAACGGCAGGATGCATACGACTTGATCACGGGCGCTTGGGATCCTCAGTTCGAGATGCCTTTTCCCGACACGCGCTCTTGGAGCGTGCAGCTCATGCCATggctcttcttcctctCTCTATTTTTTTTTACCTCCTTCTTTTTCCTCGATCCCGAgcctgtgcgtgcacaCAAGCTCGAGGTGGGGCCTGTTTCGGCTTTCCCCATCATCTGGggctgcacggcgctttTCTCGCTAATCTTTATATGGCAGCACGGAGTCGAATACGTTTGCTGGCCCTCGTTGAGACGACCCGTGCGTCTGATTGATTTTGTCGGCCCTGGCTACTACTCTGGTTTGCACGGCCGCAAAGGCACCCCCGCCGATCCCGCACGCCtcgccaaagcgcgcgccgcacagaaAAAGATGCAATAG
- a CDS encoding RING-type E3 ubiquitin transferase (BUSCO:EOG092642I5; COG:S; EggNog:ENOG503NV8G), with product MFCAISGEAPKEPVVSIKSGHVYEKRLIERYIDENGKDPITAEELRIDDLVPLKTSPNTAFPRSPMHSSVPSLMMALQNEYDAMVFETLALKKQYDAVRQDLAHALYTNDASMRVIARLIKERDEARDALANVHTSLGLPAAETADVDMPTAPSAALPDAIVASIDEKASSLSGERRARIKRGAPEGYTTADAAGDLHEQSALSSLHGASAPGVTALDISANGALLLTGGKDKTLLVLDRASEKVLSKLTGHTKAVTCAAFSGRANPCVGAAALDVPMPSYAVSGSMDKNVRVWRAKDQGGYVSAHILKGYTAEVTGVDIHPTDQLVGSASRDGSWAIHALDSGERLLHITAPSADEESADGLGGYTYESFAFHPDGQLAATGTADGAVRVWDVKHGKQSAVFRGNPGAVHALHFSPNGYLLAAASRASGDVKVWDLRKLDVARTVQVYTEDGADSISQLRYDPTAQLLAVAGRDLRVFAGKSLAHACTLDQNSAPFTSVQWNPLDGSLAASSLDRTVRFFGTHDL from the exons ATGTTCTGTGCAA TCTCGGGCGAGGCACCGAAAGAACCTGTCGTTTCGATAAAGAGCGGGCATGTGTATGAAAAGCGGCTTATTGAACGCTACATTGACGAGAATGGCAAGGATCCCATCACCGCCGAGGAACTGCGCATCGATGATCTCGTGCCGCTGAAGACGT CGCCGAATACCGCATTCCCACGGTCGCCAATGCACTCGTCCGTGCCGTCGCTCATGATGGCGCTCCAGAATGAGTACGATGCCATGGTATTTGAGACGCTTGCATTAAAGAAGCAGTACGATGCAGTGCGCCAGGACTTGGCACACGCACTGTATACGAACGATGCTAGCATGCGAGTTATTGCACGTCTCAtcaaggagcgcgatgaagcgcgcgatgcgcttgcaaacGTTCATACCTCGCTGGGCTTGCCCGCTGCAGAGACGGCAGATGTAGACATGCCGACTGctcccagcgccgcactccCAGACGCGATCGTGGCAAGTATTGACGAGAAGGCATCTTCTCTTTCTggcgagcgccgtgcgcggatcaagcgcggcgcgccggaggGATACACGACGGCCGACGCCGCGGGCGATCTGCACGAACAAAGCGCGCTTTCTTCACTCCACGGCGCGAGTGCGCCGGGTGTAACTGCGCTCGACATCAGTGCGAacggtgcgctgctgcttaCGGGTGGAAAAGACAAGACTCTCTTGGTGCTTGATCGCGCCTCAGAAAAGGTCCTTTCCAAGCTCACCGGCCACACCAAAGCAGTCACCTGTGCTGCATTTTCTGGGCGCGCAAACCCCTGCGtaggcgctgctgcgctcgatGTGCCCATGCCCAGCTACGCCGTGAGCGGAAGCATGGACAAGAATGtgcgcgtttggcgcgcaaaggACCAAGGGGGGTATGTCAGTGCACATATCCTCAAGGGCTACACTGCCGAGGTGACGGGCGTCGATATTCACCCGACAGATCAGCTCGTGGGCAGTGCGAGCCGGGACGGGTCCTGGGCGATCCACGCACTTGATTCGGGAGAGCGTTTGCTGCACATCACCGCGCCGTCGGCAGACGAAGAGAGCGCGGACGGCTTGGGTGGATACACGTATGAATCGTTTGCATTTCACCCCGACGGACAGCTTGCAGCGACCGGCACCGCAGACGGTGCAGTGAGGGTCTGGGACGTAAAGCACGGCAAACAGAGCGCCGTATTCCGCGGAAATCctggcgcggtgcacgcgctgcactttTCTCCCAACGGCTACCTCTTGGCCGCAGCCTCGCGTGCTTCTGGCGACGTGAAAGTGTGGGATTTGCGCAAGCTAGACGTGGCACGCACCGTGCAGGTATACACCGAGGACGGTGCGGATTCCATTTCCCAGCTGCGCTACGATCCCACCGCACAGTTGCTTGCCGTCGCCGGCCGCGACCTGCGCGTCTTTGCAGGAAAATcgcttgcacacgcatGCACCTTGGACCAaaacagcgcgccgttcaCCAGCGTGCAATGGAATCCGCTCGACGGGTCTCTAGCCGCAAGTTCGTTGGACCGCACGGTGCGCTTTTTTGGCACGCACGATTTGTAG